A DNA window from Actinomadura coerulea contains the following coding sequences:
- a CDS encoding DUF6183 family protein gives MEIEEAVRRMGMADTYRDRHWGRAVKVTDNAVQKAEPEWLEGLLAALLEVERPTYPMRYGFEVALRRLASAPGDAERTARVRAFAAEGRRWGGDLRYGLPEVAEWLACAQPPEHLLAVFDDADASDELAACLLQETALRHDATTAAAFAGRLRAAGHPLADLPLRPVGAERHLGLPRHPGPAEPWRPPGAEAPDAPGPSGPDIDAAAVDWPGARQALSAYRDWPPGADAMEARLFRLDRPLAPADFGASLLRLLPAASTGATVTGVRRVATVDVLRTLFSGAASGGAYGPRMHGAYARKASWESLAALAGVQATGPAAIEQAADRCTWLFYGSDWHLQVVPPLDVGIAALRSDRRTVAVLAVTDSD, from the coding sequence GTGGAGATCGAGGAGGCCGTCCGGCGGATGGGGATGGCGGACACCTACAGGGACCGGCACTGGGGCAGGGCGGTCAAGGTGACCGACAACGCCGTCCAGAAGGCGGAGCCGGAGTGGCTCGAAGGGCTTCTGGCCGCGCTGCTGGAGGTGGAGAGGCCCACCTACCCGATGCGGTACGGCTTCGAGGTCGCGCTCAGGCGGCTGGCGAGCGCGCCCGGGGACGCGGAGCGCACCGCGCGCGTCCGCGCCTTCGCGGCCGAGGGGCGGAGGTGGGGCGGCGACCTCCGGTACGGCCTGCCGGAGGTCGCGGAGTGGCTGGCCTGCGCCCAGCCCCCCGAGCATCTCCTCGCGGTGTTCGACGACGCCGACGCGTCGGACGAACTCGCGGCCTGCCTGCTCCAGGAGACGGCCCTGCGCCACGACGCGACGACCGCCGCCGCATTCGCCGGGAGGCTGCGGGCCGCCGGGCATCCGCTGGCGGACCTGCCGCTTCGTCCGGTCGGGGCGGAGCGGCATCTCGGGCTGCCCCGGCACCCCGGCCCGGCCGAGCCCTGGCGGCCGCCCGGCGCGGAGGCACCGGACGCTCCAGGGCCTTCCGGTCCCGACATCGATGCGGCGGCGGTCGACTGGCCCGGGGCCCGGCAGGCGTTGAGCGCCTACCGCGACTGGCCGCCGGGGGCCGACGCCATGGAAGCCCGGCTGTTCCGACTGGACCGCCCGCTGGCCCCGGCCGACTTCGGCGCCTCGCTGCTCCGGCTCCTGCCGGCCGCCAGCACCGGCGCCACGGTGACCGGGGTGCGGCGGGTCGCCACCGTTGACGTCCTGCGGACGCTCTTCAGCGGGGCCGCTTCCGGCGGCGCGTACGGGCCCCGCATGCACGGCGCCTATGCGCGCAAGGCGTCATGGGAGTCGCTTGCGGCGCTGGCGGGCGTTCAGGCGACCGGCCCGGCGGCGATCGAGCAGGCCGCCGACCGGTGCACATGGCTCTTCTACGGCTCGGACTGGCACCTCCAGGTCGTCCCGCCGCTGGACGTGGGCATCGCGGCCCTGCGCTCCGACCGGCGGACGGTGGCCGTGCTGGCCGTCACCGACTCCGACTGA
- a CDS encoding YcxB family protein, whose protein sequence is MDISVKYQPTEDEVTRAFTQGFKRQLTILYAFLVVVLLGGAAYRFAAGDLGLGIGALVAAVLSPAAGTWWLRRRARRMLAFLCVPTTVRVTDSGYECLTEESTTAMRWTMFSHVFPTPEFWLLYVNNQPAAFLPKAAFDAAQRSEIDAFLAARKISRSR, encoded by the coding sequence ATGGACATCTCGGTCAAATACCAGCCCACCGAAGACGAGGTGACCCGGGCTTTCACCCAGGGTTTCAAGAGGCAGCTCACGATCCTGTACGCGTTCCTCGTCGTCGTCCTGCTCGGGGGCGCGGCGTACAGGTTCGCCGCGGGCGACCTGGGATTGGGCATCGGCGCGCTGGTGGCGGCGGTCCTCAGTCCCGCGGCGGGGACCTGGTGGCTTCGCAGGCGCGCCAGGCGGATGCTCGCGTTCCTCTGCGTGCCCACGACGGTGCGGGTGACCGACAGCGGCTACGAGTGCCTGACCGAGGAGTCCACCACGGCGATGCGCTGGACCATGTTCTCCCACGTGTTCCCCACCCCGGAGTTCTGGCTGCTGTACGTGAACAACCAGCCCGCCGCCTTCCTCCCCAAGGCCGCCTTCGACGCCGCTCAGCGGAGCGAGATCGACGCCTTCCTGGCCGCTCGCAAGATCAGTCGGAGTCGGTGA
- a CDS encoding SRPBCC domain-containing protein, protein MSENRIERETLIAASLERVWSLVADPGFWVADVPGPPGGAAEGESMVVRNAEHGDFPVRVEKVEPPTYVAYRWVSAFPGEELRDDNSTLVEFTLTPEGGKTRLRVVESGFAALAGSEDLRRKAVEDNTGGWPQVLDAFKTRVESA, encoded by the coding sequence ATGAGTGAGAACCGAATTGAACGCGAAACCCTGATCGCGGCATCCTTGGAGAGGGTCTGGTCATTGGTGGCCGACCCCGGCTTCTGGGTGGCCGACGTTCCGGGCCCGCCCGGCGGGGCGGCGGAGGGCGAGTCGATGGTGGTGAGGAACGCCGAGCACGGCGACTTCCCCGTGCGCGTGGAGAAGGTCGAGCCGCCGACCTACGTCGCCTACCGATGGGTCAGCGCCTTCCCCGGGGAGGAACTGCGCGACGACAACAGCACCCTCGTGGAGTTCACGCTGACCCCCGAGGGCGGCAAGACGCGGCTGCGCGTCGTCGAGAGCGGGTTCGCGGCGCTCGCCGGATCCGAGGACCTGCGCCGCAAGGCCGTGGAGGACAACACCGGCGGCTGGCCGCAGGTGCTGGACGCCTTCAAGACCCGCGTCGAATCCGCGTGA
- a CDS encoding ArsR/SmtB family transcription factor: MTDSPDGGAAPVDGVLNALADPTRRRLLDLLAEHGEATATTLAERLPVSRQAVVKHLGVLDAAELVSSSRVGREVRYAVRPAALNATARWMASLAADWDRRLANIKRIAEAAERDAR, encoded by the coding sequence GTGACCGACAGTCCTGACGGCGGCGCCGCGCCGGTCGACGGCGTCCTCAACGCGCTGGCCGATCCGACGCGGCGCCGCCTGCTCGACCTGCTCGCCGAACACGGCGAGGCCACCGCCACGACCCTCGCCGAGCGGCTCCCGGTCTCCCGGCAGGCGGTGGTCAAGCACCTGGGCGTCCTGGACGCGGCCGAGCTGGTCTCCAGCAGCCGGGTCGGACGCGAGGTGCGGTACGCGGTACGGCCCGCCGCCCTGAACGCGACGGCGCGGTGGATGGCCTCGCTGGCGGCCGACTGGGACCGCCGCCTGGCGAACATCAAGCGCATCGCCGAAGCAGCGGAGCGCGACGCCCGCTAG
- a CDS encoding MFS transporter: protein MPTETTPPTETTPPTAAAPPTAASGPPRIDRRQRLILLVLLGAGFTLSVDFSILNVALPMVGEGVGLGVDGLPWITAAYALPAAGFTLVFGRLADLLGRRRLFLAGMALLTAASLLGGFAAGPGTLLTARALQGVATAMATPAALSLITSTFAEGPLRERVLGLNGALLSAGFTVGALVGGALVSLLSWRAAFFINVPVAVAVLVAAPALIGESSRPARLRLDLPGAVTVTGGLLAAIYAVIERNAVAAVAGVVLLAAFWVIELRSPAPLAPVRILRRPTVKWGNLAGLLVFAMEPAMIFLTTLYLQNVLGLSPLATGLVFGVPGLASVGAGVLAGRAIGRFGGRTVLTCGLAVQGLATLPLVLLGTGRTALLILVPALFIGFFGHVTAIVAYTVTGTSGLPNEEQGLATGLTLMTQQVAITVGIPILASVAATRSAELAGIRLALSVDVAVTLAGAVLVWFGLRPRPAERAGG, encoded by the coding sequence ATGCCCACGGAAACCACACCGCCCACGGAAACCACACCGCCCACGGCGGCGGCCCCGCCCACGGCGGCGAGCGGACCCCCGCGCATCGACCGCAGGCAGCGGCTGATCCTGCTCGTCCTGCTCGGTGCCGGGTTCACGCTGTCCGTCGACTTCTCCATCCTGAACGTCGCCCTCCCGATGGTCGGCGAGGGCGTCGGGCTCGGCGTGGACGGCCTGCCCTGGATCACCGCCGCGTACGCGCTGCCCGCCGCGGGCTTCACGCTGGTGTTCGGCCGGCTGGCGGATCTGCTCGGCCGCCGCAGGCTGTTCCTCGCCGGGATGGCGCTGCTGACCGCGGCCTCCCTGCTCGGCGGCTTCGCGGCCGGCCCCGGGACGCTCCTGACCGCCCGGGCCCTCCAGGGGGTCGCCACCGCCATGGCGACCCCAGCGGCGCTGTCCCTGATCACCAGCACGTTCGCGGAGGGCCCGCTGCGCGAGCGCGTCCTCGGCCTCAACGGCGCCCTGCTCTCCGCGGGCTTCACCGTCGGCGCCCTGGTCGGCGGCGCCCTCGTCAGCCTGCTGAGCTGGCGGGCGGCCTTCTTCATCAACGTCCCGGTCGCCGTGGCCGTGCTGGTGGCCGCCCCGGCCCTGATCGGGGAGAGCAGCCGCCCCGCCCGGCTCCGGCTGGACCTGCCCGGCGCGGTCACCGTGACCGGCGGCCTGCTGGCCGCGATCTACGCGGTCATCGAGCGGAACGCCGTCGCCGCCGTCGCCGGCGTGGTGCTGCTGGCCGCCTTCTGGGTGATCGAACTGCGCTCTCCCGCGCCGCTCGCCCCGGTGCGCATCCTCCGCCGCCCCACGGTGAAGTGGGGCAACCTCGCGGGCCTGCTGGTCTTCGCCATGGAGCCCGCCATGATCTTCCTGACGACGCTCTACCTGCAGAACGTCCTCGGCCTCTCGCCGCTGGCGACCGGACTGGTCTTCGGCGTCCCCGGCCTGGCGTCCGTCGGCGCCGGCGTGCTCGCCGGGCGGGCCATCGGGCGCTTCGGCGGCCGGACCGTCCTGACCTGCGGCCTGGCCGTGCAGGGCCTGGCGACCCTGCCCCTGGTGCTCCTCGGCACCGGCCGGACGGCGCTCCTGATCCTGGTCCCCGCGCTGTTCATCGGCTTCTTCGGGCACGTGACGGCCATCGTGGCGTACACCGTGACCGGCACCTCCGGGCTGCCGAACGAGGAGCAGGGCCTGGCGACCGGGCTGACGCTGATGACCCAGCAGGTGGCCATCACCGTCGGCATCCCGATCCTCGCCTCGGTCGCCGCGACGCGGAGCGCGGAACTGGCCGGCATCCGCCTCGCGCTGAGCGTGGACGTGGCCGTGACGCTCGCCGGCGCGGTCCTCGTCTGGTTCGGCCTGCGCCCCCGCCCCGCGGAGAGGGCCGGCGGGTAA
- the argS gene encoding arginine--tRNA ligase — MSHLQDGFTVTGRSPVPLIEAWFRAALRVAFGGKYAGTDPLVRRSRHADLQANVALALANKPFPAPYVAGEIVKMLRVGDFVSDVRISALGHINLTLNTEWVAKRLSPISASERLAVPVAATPQRVLLEYSSPDVAEVMHAGHLRTEIVGDAVARILEFLGNQVIRERRAGDRGASSRTAAGARLDCFNADLAAIRHRIEDQRVDRLVYLAGGEQREYLELLFAVARMTGMEPSGAALEHAEIGLVIDPRTGSELKSRSGEAFRASALLAGVRERAAEVFDESGRGARLDAEARAAIIDATADGAVRFADLLVARHDRYSFDVNRMIGFTGRTTGFVQYSTARMAAILRKGKRAPEPASDPIMIKTGEERALVLHLLDFGLTLGQAGAASEPHLLARYLYDLAVLSMAFYWACPVLKAPNEEIKASRLALCAVTLRTLVTGLDLLGVPAPDWM, encoded by the coding sequence ATGAGCCATTTGCAGGATGGGTTCACCGTCACCGGCCGGTCGCCGGTGCCCTTGATCGAGGCCTGGTTCCGGGCCGCGCTGAGGGTCGCCTTCGGCGGTAAGTACGCGGGTACCGACCCGCTCGTCCGGCGGTCGCGTCATGCGGATCTGCAGGCCAACGTCGCGTTGGCGTTGGCCAATAAACCGTTTCCCGCCCCGTACGTGGCGGGGGAGATCGTCAAGATGCTCCGTGTCGGGGATTTCGTTTCGGATGTCCGGATCAGTGCGCTCGGCCATATCAACCTGACGCTGAACACCGAGTGGGTCGCCAAGCGGCTCTCGCCGATATCGGCCTCCGAGCGCCTCGCGGTGCCCGTCGCCGCCACGCCTCAGCGGGTCCTGCTGGAGTACTCCTCACCCGACGTCGCGGAGGTGATGCATGCCGGTCACCTGCGGACGGAGATCGTGGGCGACGCCGTCGCCCGGATCCTGGAGTTCCTGGGCAATCAGGTGATCCGGGAGAGGCGCGCCGGCGACCGGGGCGCGTCCTCGCGCACCGCGGCCGGCGCGAGGCTCGACTGCTTCAACGCCGACCTCGCCGCGATCCGCCACCGGATCGAGGACCAGCGCGTCGACCGGCTGGTCTATCTGGCGGGCGGCGAGCAGAGGGAGTACCTCGAACTGCTGTTCGCCGTCGCCCGGATGACGGGCATGGAGCCCTCCGGGGCCGCGCTCGAACACGCCGAGATCGGTCTCGTGATCGACCCCAGGACCGGAAGCGAGCTGAAGAGCCGTTCCGGCGAGGCCTTCAGGGCGTCCGCCCTGCTGGCCGGGGTGCGTGAGCGGGCCGCCGAGGTGTTCGACGAGAGCGGGCGCGGCGCGCGGCTCGACGCCGAGGCCCGTGCCGCGATCATCGACGCCACGGCCGACGGTGCGGTGAGGTTCGCCGACCTGCTGGTGGCGCGGCACGACCGGTACTCGTTCGATGTCAACCGGATGATCGGGTTCACCGGCAGGACGACCGGCTTCGTGCAGTACTCCACCGCCCGGATGGCGGCCATCCTCCGCAAGGGTAAGCGGGCGCCGGAACCGGCCTCGGACCCGATCATGATCAAGACCGGGGAGGAGCGGGCCCTGGTGCTGCACCTGCTGGACTTCGGCCTCACGCTGGGGCAGGCGGGCGCGGCCTCGGAACCGCACCTGCTGGCGAGGTATCTCTATGACCTCGCCGTGCTGAGCATGGCCTTCTACTGGGCCTGCCCGGTGCTCAAGGCCCCCAATGAGGAGATCAAGGCATCCCGGCTGGCGCTGTGCGCGGTCACACTGCGCACGCTGGTCACCGGCCTGGACCTCCTCGGCGTCCCCGCACCCGACTGGATGTGA
- a CDS encoding CaiB/BaiF CoA transferase family protein, which translates to MAPLDGLRVLDLTMWRPGPYATQLLAQLGADVIKVEPPGGEPMRMFRDHFDVLNRHKRGMVLDLKSEDGLAALRELAGDAEVFVEGFRPGVAERLGVGHRTLRSANPRLVYCSISGYGAEGPLRDVPGHDINYRAHAAALPPDAVSPEADELPLADMAAATTAAFAITAACLRARETGIGDRIDLGMADVLAHWVGTVPAATRRSGAGPVPGYGVYPTRDGQKITLGVVSEDGLWAATCRALGIGEHAAVPFAERLGRIRELDGAVAAAVSGLTAREAVERLTRAGAPVAPLLSRAEMLELDHFRARGVQEQGPVRTAVHPPLPRGAVPELDEHRGQGWRLTE; encoded by the coding sequence ATGGCGCCGCTGGACGGACTCCGCGTCCTCGATCTGACGATGTGGCGGCCCGGGCCGTACGCCACGCAGCTGCTCGCCCAGCTCGGCGCTGACGTGATCAAGGTGGAGCCGCCCGGCGGGGAGCCGATGCGGATGTTCCGCGACCATTTCGACGTCCTCAACCGGCACAAGCGCGGCATGGTGCTCGACCTCAAGTCCGAGGACGGGCTCGCCGCGCTCAGGGAGCTGGCCGGGGACGCCGAGGTCTTCGTCGAGGGGTTCAGGCCCGGTGTCGCCGAGCGGCTGGGCGTGGGCCACCGGACCCTCAGGTCGGCGAACCCGCGGCTCGTCTACTGCTCCATATCCGGGTACGGGGCGGAGGGGCCGCTCAGGGACGTTCCAGGACACGACATCAACTACCGCGCCCACGCGGCGGCGCTGCCGCCCGACGCGGTGTCGCCCGAGGCCGACGAGCTGCCCCTCGCGGACATGGCGGCCGCGACGACGGCCGCCTTCGCGATCACCGCCGCCTGCCTCAGGGCCCGCGAGACGGGGATCGGCGACCGCATCGACCTCGGCATGGCGGACGTCCTGGCGCACTGGGTCGGCACCGTCCCGGCGGCGACCCGGCGGTCGGGCGCGGGACCGGTGCCCGGCTACGGCGTCTACCCGACCCGGGACGGCCAGAAGATCACCCTCGGCGTCGTGTCCGAGGACGGGCTCTGGGCGGCGACCTGCCGCGCGCTCGGCATCGGCGAGCACGCCGCCGTCCCGTTCGCCGAGCGCCTCGGGCGGATCCGCGAGCTGGACGGCGCGGTCGCCGCCGCGGTGTCCGGCCTCACCGCGCGGGAGGCCGTCGAGCGCCTGACGCGGGCGGGCGCCCCGGTGGCGCCCCTGCTGTCACGCGCCGAGATGCTCGAACTCGATCACTTCAGGGCGCGCGGGGTCCAGGAGCAGGGGCCGGTGCGGACGGCGGTCCACCCGCCGCTTCCGCGGGGAGCGGTTCCGGAGCTGGACGAGCACCGGGGCCAGGGCTGGCGTCTCACGGAGTGA
- a CDS encoding AAA family ATPase encodes MNARAMSPVLIGRSAELRQLRDALGAAPGAVLLGGDAGLGKTRLIREFSRNADARTLVGGCLELGSDGLPFAPFTTVLRGLVRDIGIEGVAGLVPRGDTGALARLLPEFGEPESDAASGEERARLFEVVLTLLERLAERGPVVLVIEDAHWADRSTRDLLAFLIRNLGSAPVLIVMTYRSDELHRTHPLRQLLAGLERLERVRRTEIGRLARADVAALVTELLGHVPPPGLVERIEARSEGNPLFIEALLDDDGTLACELPESLRDLLLAGVQRLPEETQDVLRDASGGSTRIEHALLAAVSGLDDAALTRVLRPAVAANVLVVDGDGYAFRHALIREAVHDDLLPGEYTRLHTRYAEALEKEPGLVPAGRLWVELSYHWTQAHDSTWALVASWRAAREARKAVAYAECLAMLERVLQLWDKVPDAAERIGADHVSVLEDAANAADLAGEFDRGIKLTTAALKEVEAAAGERDTARWAALLEQRGRMLYHVARPGFVEDLRAAVDALPADPPTILRARALSTLGNYVRITTSIEEAREAALESLSIARALGDPVAETEALITLFCADIDYDDETRIAEVGDSAERSGNHRVLLRYYVIRSHFLEGTGRHEEAAAVAGHGAELARQYGVGRTQGTFLSINEAEPLVSLGRWDEALAVMNHAMEQDPAITTRTSLLVLLGWVALARGDIATAKAQLARSREIMKLKLKWMKTQDYFSTLWLEANIAFAEGRPEAALAALEPVLQHTGMPDDARYAWPALIVGAAACGEIGGPAEDRLRRLEERAAALTTTGPLQHAHCLTFAAELSRARGILDRAAWEEAAAAWEALGNPYHRARALARAAEAALAAGDHEAAAAALHTAAELTDRLGARPLAERVADLLRRTRMPRRGDASAPLGLTPREFEVLRLVAEGRSNRDIAEALFISVKTASVHVSNILGKLEVASRGEAAATAHRMALFATPKVGA; translated from the coding sequence GTGAACGCGCGTGCGATGAGTCCCGTCCTGATCGGCAGGTCGGCCGAGCTGCGGCAGTTGCGCGACGCCCTCGGCGCCGCGCCGGGCGCCGTGCTGCTCGGCGGCGACGCCGGGCTCGGCAAGACCCGCCTGATCAGGGAGTTCAGCCGGAACGCCGACGCCAGGACGCTGGTCGGCGGCTGCCTGGAGCTCGGTTCCGACGGCCTTCCCTTCGCGCCGTTCACCACCGTCCTGCGCGGGCTCGTCCGCGACATCGGCATCGAGGGCGTCGCCGGCCTCGTCCCGCGCGGCGACACCGGCGCCCTCGCCCGGCTGCTGCCCGAGTTCGGGGAGCCGGAGAGCGACGCCGCGTCCGGCGAGGAGCGCGCCCGGCTGTTCGAGGTCGTGCTGACGCTGCTGGAGCGGCTCGCCGAGCGCGGCCCGGTCGTGCTCGTCATCGAGGACGCCCACTGGGCGGACCGGTCCACCCGCGACCTGCTGGCCTTCCTGATCCGCAATCTCGGCTCGGCGCCGGTGCTGATCGTCATGACCTACCGGTCGGACGAGCTGCACCGCACCCATCCGCTGCGCCAGCTGCTCGCCGGCCTGGAGCGGCTCGAACGCGTCCGCCGGACGGAGATCGGCCGGCTGGCCCGCGCCGACGTCGCCGCGCTCGTCACCGAGCTGCTCGGCCACGTCCCGCCGCCCGGCCTCGTCGAGCGGATCGAGGCCCGCAGCGAGGGCAACCCCCTGTTCATCGAGGCGCTGCTCGACGACGACGGCACGCTGGCCTGCGAGCTGCCCGAGTCGCTGCGCGACCTGCTGCTGGCGGGCGTCCAGCGGCTCCCCGAGGAGACGCAGGACGTCCTGCGGGACGCCAGCGGCGGCAGTACCCGCATCGAGCACGCGCTGCTGGCCGCGGTGTCCGGGCTCGACGACGCCGCGCTGACCCGCGTCCTGCGGCCCGCCGTCGCCGCCAACGTCCTGGTCGTGGACGGCGACGGCTACGCGTTCCGCCACGCCCTGATCCGCGAGGCCGTCCACGACGACCTGCTGCCGGGCGAGTACACGCGCCTGCACACCCGCTACGCCGAGGCCCTGGAGAAGGAGCCCGGGCTCGTCCCGGCCGGGCGGCTCTGGGTCGAGCTGAGCTACCACTGGACGCAGGCCCACGACAGCACATGGGCCCTGGTGGCGTCCTGGCGCGCGGCGCGGGAGGCCCGCAAGGCGGTCGCCTACGCCGAGTGCCTGGCGATGCTCGAACGCGTGCTCCAGCTGTGGGACAAGGTCCCGGACGCGGCGGAGCGCATCGGCGCCGACCACGTCTCGGTCCTGGAGGACGCCGCGAACGCCGCCGACCTGGCCGGCGAGTTCGACCGCGGCATCAAGCTCACCACCGCCGCGCTGAAGGAGGTCGAGGCCGCCGCGGGCGAGCGCGACACCGCCCGCTGGGCCGCGCTGCTCGAACAGCGCGGCCGGATGCTCTACCACGTGGCGCGCCCCGGCTTCGTCGAGGACCTGCGCGCCGCGGTGGACGCGCTGCCCGCCGACCCGCCGACCATCCTGCGCGCCCGGGCCCTGTCCACGCTGGGCAACTACGTGCGCATCACCACCTCCATCGAGGAGGCCCGCGAGGCGGCGCTGGAGTCCCTGTCCATCGCGCGCGCCCTCGGCGACCCCGTCGCGGAGACCGAGGCGCTGATCACGCTGTTCTGCGCCGACATCGACTACGACGACGAGACGCGCATCGCCGAGGTCGGGGACAGCGCCGAGCGCAGCGGCAACCACCGGGTGCTGCTCCGCTACTACGTGATCAGGTCGCACTTCCTGGAGGGCACCGGGCGGCACGAGGAGGCCGCCGCCGTCGCCGGGCACGGCGCGGAACTGGCCCGCCAGTACGGCGTGGGCCGCACGCAGGGAACGTTCCTTTCCATCAACGAGGCCGAGCCGCTGGTCTCGCTCGGCCGGTGGGACGAGGCCCTGGCCGTGATGAACCACGCCATGGAGCAGGACCCCGCCATCACGACCCGCACCTCGCTGCTCGTCCTGCTGGGCTGGGTGGCGCTCGCGCGCGGCGACATCGCGACGGCCAAGGCGCAGCTGGCCAGGTCACGCGAGATCATGAAGCTCAAGCTGAAGTGGATGAAGACGCAGGACTACTTCAGCACCCTGTGGCTGGAGGCGAACATCGCCTTCGCCGAGGGCCGCCCCGAGGCCGCGCTGGCGGCGCTGGAGCCCGTCCTCCAACACACCGGCATGCCGGACGACGCCCGCTACGCGTGGCCCGCGCTGATCGTCGGCGCGGCGGCCTGCGGCGAGATCGGCGGACCCGCCGAGGACCGCCTGCGCCGCCTGGAGGAGCGCGCCGCCGCACTGACGACGACCGGTCCGCTCCAGCACGCGCACTGCCTCACGTTCGCCGCCGAACTGTCCCGGGCGCGCGGCATCCTCGACCGGGCCGCCTGGGAGGAGGCCGCGGCCGCGTGGGAGGCGCTCGGCAACCCCTACCACCGGGCGCGGGCCCTGGCCCGCGCGGCGGAGGCAGCGCTCGCGGCCGGCGACCACGAGGCCGCCGCGGCGGCGCTGCACACCGCCGCCGAGCTCACCGACCGGCTGGGCGCCCGGCCGCTCGCGGAGAGGGTCGCCGACCTGCTGCGCCGCACCCGGATGCCGCGCCGCGGCGACGCCTCCGCGCCGCTCGGGCTGACGCCCCGCGAGTTCGAGGTGCTGCGCCTGGTCGCCGAGGGCCGCAGCAACCGCGACATCGCCGAGGCGCTGTTCATCTCGGTGAAGACGGCCAGCGTCCACGTGTCGAACATCCTCGGCAAGCTGGAGGTGGCGAGCCGCGGCGAGGCCGCCGCGACCGCTCACCGGATGGCCCTGTTCGCCACCCCGAAGGTCGGCGCCTGA
- a CDS encoding class I SAM-dependent methyltransferase, with the protein MQSSGQKKSIAGTLLSLLGSGPKKAGPAAGPAPDGDVVQPAAGEGALENHLGGDEARNYRKYEFETVAPHVGRSMLEVGSGLGHFSEQFAGRLDYLVASDNDPYCVAELRKRHEGNDDVEVIDLALPADIKIRRKVDTVVMMNVLEHIKDDVQALRDLAAVTEPGGRIVIWVPGYMQLYGDFDRKVGHVTRYTPATLEASVREAGLVPEVLKPINFLGGIAWWFAVRRGGAGYPDPKLVKIYDRTVVPLTRTIERFVKPPFGQTVFCVARVPR; encoded by the coding sequence ATGCAGTCATCTGGTCAGAAGAAGTCCATCGCAGGCACCCTCCTCAGCCTCCTCGGCAGCGGCCCGAAGAAGGCGGGGCCGGCCGCCGGGCCCGCCCCTGACGGGGACGTCGTCCAGCCCGCCGCAGGCGAGGGCGCGCTGGAGAACCACCTGGGCGGGGACGAGGCCCGCAACTACCGCAAGTACGAGTTCGAGACCGTCGCCCCGCACGTCGGCCGCTCCATGCTGGAGGTCGGGTCCGGCCTCGGGCACTTCTCCGAGCAGTTCGCCGGGCGCCTCGACTACCTCGTCGCCAGCGACAACGACCCGTACTGCGTCGCCGAGCTGCGCAAGCGCCACGAGGGCAACGACGACGTCGAGGTCATCGACCTGGCCCTGCCCGCCGACATCAAGATCCGGCGCAAGGTCGACACCGTCGTCATGATGAACGTGCTGGAGCACATCAAGGACGACGTCCAGGCGCTGCGCGACCTCGCCGCCGTGACCGAGCCCGGCGGCCGCATCGTCATCTGGGTGCCCGGCTACATGCAGCTCTACGGCGACTTCGACCGCAAGGTCGGGCACGTCACCCGGTACACGCCGGCCACGCTGGAGGCGTCGGTCCGGGAGGCCGGGCTCGTCCCCGAGGTGCTCAAGCCGATCAACTTCCTGGGCGGGATCGCCTGGTGGTTCGCGGTCCGCCGCGGCGGCGCCGGCTACCCCGACCCGAAGCTCGTCAAGATCTACGACCGGACGGTCGTGCCGCTCACCCGCACCATCGAGCGCTTCGTCAAGCCGCCGTTCGGCCAGACGGTCTTCTGCGTCGCGCGCGTCCCGCGCTAG